In a genomic window of Littorina saxatilis isolate snail1 linkage group LG6, US_GU_Lsax_2.0, whole genome shotgun sequence:
- the LOC138968022 gene encoding probable serine/threonine-protein kinase samkC, with translation MPARAKRAGKFPASKKFSKASTSKKASSEQSASVSSVVKNPLPSSKKDAEKAKTPSSQASDSKPESESDHSRSRCAIPWSTRSITPPSSASKKSKGKPEKAAGKPKPTSSQVSDSKPESESDRVCSRCASPGSAWSITPPPLASKKSKGKPQKAAGKPKPSSSQASDSKPESESDRLRSRCASPGSAWSITPPPLASKKSKGKPQKAAGKPKPSSSQTSDSKPESESDRLRSRCASPGSAWSITPPPLASKKSKRKPKKPVRRSVRLTEQQQDVMFEWLEQSPAIYNSRHPDHKKKDPAFWRAGPQDGG, from the coding sequence ATGCCAGCAAGAGCCAAGAGGGCAGGGAAGTTCCCCGCTTCCAAGAAGTTTTCGAAGGCTTCTACATCCAAGAAAGCTTCCAGCGAACAGTCTGCATCTGTTTCAAGCGTTGTGAAGAATCCTCTTCCCTCTTCAAAGAAAGATGCTGAGAAGGCCAAAACACCCTCTTCACAGGCGTCTGACTCTAAGCCTGAGTCAGAGTCTGACCATTCGCGCTCCCGCTGTGCCATTCCATGGTCAACGCGGTCTATAACACCTCCCTCATCGGCGTCCAAAAAGTCCAAGGGGAAGCCTGAGAAGGCTGCTGGGAAGCCCAAGCCAACCTCTTCACAGGTGTCTGACTCTAAGCCTGAGTCAGAGTCTGACCGTGTGTGCTCCCGCTGTGCCAGTCCAGGGTCAGCGTGGTCTATAACACCTCCTCCATTGGCGTCCAAAAAGTCCAAGGGGAAGCCTCAGAAGGCTGCTGGGAAGCCCAAGCCATCCTCTTCACAGGCGTCTGACTCTAAGCCTGAGTCAGAGTCTGATCGTTTGCGCTCCCGCTGTGCCAGTCCAGGGTCAGCGTGGTCTATAACACCTCCTCCATTGGCGTCCAAAAAGTCCAAGGGGAAGCCTCAGAAGGCTGCTGGGAAGCCCAAGCCATCCTCTTCACAAACGTCTGACTCTAAGCCTGAGTCAGAGTCTGATCGTTTGCGCTCCCGCTGTGCCAGTCCAGGGTCAGCGTGGTCTATAACACCTCCTCCATTGGCGTCCAAAAAGTCCAAGCGGAAGCCCAAGAAGCCTGTCCGCCGGAGTGTTCGCCTCACCGAGCAGCAGCAGGATGTGATGTTTGAGTGGCTGGAACAATCCCCAGCTATATACAACTCCAGACACCCggaccacaaaaaaaaagacccAGCTTTTTGGCGAGCAGGCCCGCAAGATGGGGGATGA